A region of Fibrobacter sp. UWR4 DNA encodes the following proteins:
- a CDS encoding conjugal transfer protein TraF has product MKRLFAVLAIAGLATLSFAAKAPTHHSLRAESMGNAHVAVVDDKEAIYYNYAGLSQINRLGNFNERPEQGYYPRNLIGDMRLNLGGAGPFEKYFSTYNDVKKLQALYQRAHDMAELLGVGSTNILMDSLSAHPELINTLNSYDHKTLDMKIKMDAEMAFHGFGASIWVDGSIAPYLDGGLILPYMAIDTFYVDAVAQAGVAYSFTDDFSVGIGGKIAKRQKVDMMTMDVLNYSSLQDTLEDRYHDATDKLFDFKSISVGMDIGILYQLTREFRLGMSLRDVYFKELAGDRIRPNLTAGFNYSPRFFNKNTGYGRKLNFACDFENALSGDRNYKPLSHLNFGMEVEQNILAWPGYNNEIRALALRIAGGFRGGYPTAGIGLEVLRFFTFELATWAEEMGYYTGQDEQRVYMAQISLGF; this is encoded by the coding sequence GTGAAACGTTTATTTGCAGTACTCGCAATTGCAGGCCTTGCAACTCTTTCCTTTGCAGCAAAGGCTCCTACCCATCATTCTCTCCGTGCAGAATCCATGGGTAACGCCCATGTGGCCGTGGTGGACGACAAGGAAGCCATTTATTACAACTACGCAGGTCTTTCCCAGATCAACCGCCTGGGTAACTTCAATGAGCGTCCGGAACAGGGCTACTATCCTCGCAACCTTATCGGTGACATGAGATTGAACCTGGGTGGTGCAGGTCCTTTTGAAAAGTACTTCTCCACCTATAACGACGTCAAGAAATTGCAGGCTCTTTACCAGCGTGCCCATGATATGGCGGAGCTTTTAGGCGTCGGCAGTACCAACATTCTGATGGACTCCCTGAGCGCCCATCCGGAACTGATCAACACCTTGAACTCCTACGACCACAAGACTTTGGACATGAAGATCAAGATGGATGCCGAAATGGCCTTCCATGGTTTCGGTGCATCAATCTGGGTAGACGGTAGCATCGCTCCTTACCTGGACGGTGGCTTGATTCTCCCCTACATGGCTATTGATACCTTCTATGTGGACGCAGTGGCTCAGGCTGGTGTTGCTTACAGCTTTACGGATGACTTCTCCGTAGGTATCGGCGGTAAGATCGCCAAGCGCCAGAAGGTAGACATGATGACCATGGATGTGCTGAACTACAGCTCCCTCCAGGATACTCTTGAAGACCGCTATCACGACGCAACCGACAAGTTGTTCGACTTCAAGTCTATTTCCGTAGGTATGGATATTGGTATCCTTTACCAGCTGACCCGCGAATTCCGTCTAGGCATGTCCCTCCGTGACGTCTACTTCAAGGAACTGGCTGGGGATCGTATCCGTCCGAACCTTACTGCCGGCTTTAACTACAGCCCCCGATTCTTTAACAAGAATACTGGTTATGGACGCAAGCTGAACTTTGCCTGTGATTTTGAGAATGCCCTGTCCGGTGATAGAAACTACAAGCCCCTCTCCCACTTGAATTTCGGTATGGAAGTGGAACAGAACATCCTTGCATGGCCGGGCTACAACAACGAAATCCGTGCTCTTGCATTGCGAATCGCCGGTGGTTTCAGAGGTGGCTACCCCACTGCAGGTATCGGCCTGGAAGTGCTCCGCTTCTTTACCTTCGAACTTGCTACCTGGGCTGAAGAAATGGGTTATTACACCGGTCAGGATGAACAGCGCGTGTACATGGCTCAAATTAGTCTCGGTTTCTAA
- a CDS encoding LamG-like jellyroll fold domain-containing protein has translation MKKFLIPSVLAFGLMACSESTESVVAHDVVVPYKVGDNVSLWQHLNEDGVAEYFEEEGIMPSELATPNKEVKCENALRMDGNTVYFDEMEGIYQEGTLVDGVCGNAVSLKSGEVAPLSINMILPMEKGTVEFWFKPNSDFYDKDARTLLGNDEARVHFFVQDNKIIFQKNHADKHFYVTGDLNLNDGWNKIAGQWDGTYMSIWVNDQMVGKVAHTLGYEPSSRGYTYGNLIVIGYKSRCCMEGPGQYSSMTTSGAYDQVRISNIARYEISSDLPADSTEIESSSSEAEIVEDSVNVNSSDSRSYLLYEDFDKDSVYKVQLTQGVSGNAGSFGNGDMMVLDALDESIPQGTFQFYFKPSEKFKEMRNAALVGSDEGRLTIQKSGNQYYFFKNLPDNKIYVNGSAELKDGWNKFAGQWDGKSISLYINDSLIATKETDTAYEPSTRNLSSAPYGNAILVGYKDYCCTTGDDVYASGEFDEIIVTEDLLY, from the coding sequence ATGAAAAAATTTCTGATCCCATCCGTACTCGCTTTTGGCCTTATGGCATGTTCCGAAAGCACGGAATCTGTTGTTGCGCACGACGTGGTTGTACCCTACAAGGTGGGGGATAACGTAAGCCTTTGGCAGCATCTGAACGAGGATGGCGTTGCCGAATACTTTGAAGAAGAGGGCATTATGCCTTCTGAATTGGCAACACCCAATAAGGAAGTCAAGTGCGAAAACGCCTTGCGTATGGACGGAAACACCGTTTATTTCGACGAGATGGAAGGCATTTACCAGGAAGGAACCCTGGTGGATGGTGTCTGCGGTAATGCAGTTTCCCTGAAGTCCGGCGAAGTGGCCCCCTTGTCCATCAACATGATTCTCCCCATGGAAAAGGGTACCGTAGAATTCTGGTTCAAGCCCAATAGCGATTTCTACGACAAGGACGCCCGTACCCTGCTGGGTAATGACGAAGCCCGCGTCCATTTCTTTGTCCAGGACAACAAGATTATCTTCCAGAAGAATCACGCCGACAAGCATTTCTATGTGACGGGTGATCTGAATCTGAATGACGGCTGGAATAAGATTGCCGGTCAGTGGGACGGCACCTACATGAGCATCTGGGTAAATGACCAGATGGTTGGCAAGGTTGCCCATACCTTGGGTTATGAACCTTCCTCTCGTGGCTATACCTACGGTAACCTCATTGTTATTGGTTACAAGAGCCGCTGCTGCATGGAAGGTCCGGGCCAGTACAGCTCCATGACCACCAGCGGTGCTTACGACCAGGTTCGTATTTCCAATATCGCCCGCTATGAAATTTCTAGCGATCTTCCGGCTGACTCGACGGAAATCGAAAGCTCCTCCAGCGAAGCTGAAATTGTGGAAGATTCCGTCAACGTGAATTCCAGCGACAGCCGCAGCTACCTGCTGTACGAAGATTTCGATAAGGATTCCGTGTACAAGGTCCAGCTGACTCAGGGCGTTTCCGGCAACGCAGGCTCCTTCGGCAATGGCGACATGATGGTCCTGGACGCATTGGACGAGTCCATTCCCCAGGGAACTTTCCAGTTCTATTTCAAGCCCAGCGAAAAATTCAAGGAAATGCGCAATGCTGCCCTGGTAGGTTCCGACGAAGGCCGACTGACGATTCAGAAGTCCGGCAACCAGTACTACTTCTTCAAGAATCTTCCGGATAACAAGATTTACGTGAATGGTTCTGCAGAATTGAAGGATGGCTGGAACAAGTTTGCCGGTCAGTGGGATGGCAAGTCCATTTCCCTGTACATTAACGACAGTCTAATTGCAACCAAGGAAACCGATACCGCTTACGAACCGTCTACAAGGAATCTT